A region from the Riemerella anatipestifer genome encodes:
- a CDS encoding outer membrane beta-barrel protein, giving the protein MKKLLLSALVATVGFANAQKLETGFKIGYVNSTLHLEAMGQQYKPNAKSSVYIAMPVSYKVNKYVSLHGELGMAGLGAENLIMDNNERSRLHLTTVYIPLGVKFTPIESLGILGGFNLGFVTKALGKQNGQDVEFTDIRKGNHSIFLGGEYKITKSIFVETRYNIGLSNLYPTNDITMKNNFLQIGVGYLFDKF; this is encoded by the coding sequence ATGAAAAAACTATTACTTTCTGCGTTAGTAGCAACAGTTGGTTTCGCTAATGCACAAAAATTGGAAACAGGGTTTAAAATAGGGTATGTAAATTCTACTTTGCACCTAGAAGCTATGGGACAACAGTACAAGCCTAACGCTAAGTCTAGTGTTTACATTGCGATGCCTGTATCTTATAAGGTTAATAAATATGTGTCTCTACACGGAGAACTTGGTATGGCAGGACTTGGAGCAGAGAATCTAATTATGGATAATAATGAGCGTTCAAGGCTGCATCTTACCACTGTCTATATTCCTTTGGGGGTTAAGTTTACACCAATAGAATCGTTAGGGATTTTGGGTGGATTTAACTTAGGTTTTGTAACCAAAGCTCTAGGGAAACAAAACGGACAAGATGTAGAGTTTACCGATATTAGAAAGGGTAACCACTCTATATTTTTGGGTGGAGAATATAAAATAACTAAGTCTATATTCGTGGAGACGAGATATAATATAGGTCTTAGCAACCTTTATCCAACCAATGACATTACAATGAAAAACAATTTCTTACAAATAGGTGTAGGGTATTTATTTGACAAATTTTAA
- the ffh gene encoding signal recognition particle protein, translating to MFNSLQDKLDKALHNLSGRGKITEINVAETVKEIRRALVDADVNYKVAKDLTKRVQEKALGQDVLTSLTPGQLMTKIVHDELVELMGGSQEGINLSGKPTVILIAGLQGSGKTTFSGKLANYLKKKRAKNPLLVACDVYRPAAIDQLKVLGSQTGIPVYTEEENKNPSTIAENAVNFAKANKHDVVIVDTAGRLAIDEQMMNEIKSVHYFIKPTETLFVVDSMTGQDAVNTAKAFNDALNFDGVVLTKLDGDTRGGAALTIRSVVNKPIKFISTGEKMEALDLFYPERMADRILGMGDVVSLVERAQEQFDEEEAKKLQKKIAKNEFGFDDFLKQIQQIKKMGNMKDLLGMLPGVGKAIKDVDIDDNSFKHIEAIIHSMTPEERRRPSIIDVNRKKRIAKGSGRKLEEVNQLMKQFDQMGKMMKMMQGPQGKQLMAMMGKMGGGMPGMGGLFGR from the coding sequence ATGTTCAATAGTTTACAAGATAAATTAGATAAGGCTCTTCATAACCTTTCGGGAAGAGGTAAAATTACGGAAATTAATGTAGCTGAAACGGTTAAAGAAATTCGCCGTGCCTTAGTAGATGCCGATGTAAATTATAAGGTAGCTAAAGACCTTACCAAGCGAGTACAAGAGAAAGCCTTAGGGCAAGATGTACTTACCAGCCTAACGCCTGGGCAGCTAATGACCAAAATAGTACACGATGAGTTGGTGGAACTAATGGGTGGTTCTCAAGAAGGTATCAACCTTTCAGGGAAACCTACAGTTATCCTAATTGCAGGGCTTCAAGGATCTGGTAAAACTACTTTCTCTGGGAAATTAGCTAACTATCTAAAGAAAAAAAGAGCTAAAAATCCGCTTTTGGTAGCGTGCGATGTTTATCGTCCTGCTGCGATAGACCAGCTAAAAGTACTAGGAAGCCAAACAGGAATTCCGGTATATACCGAAGAGGAAAATAAAAACCCTTCTACCATAGCAGAAAATGCCGTTAATTTTGCTAAAGCTAACAAACACGATGTGGTTATTGTGGATACTGCAGGTCGTCTAGCGATAGATGAACAAATGATGAACGAAATAAAATCAGTTCATTATTTCATCAAGCCTACGGAAACCTTATTCGTTGTGGACTCTATGACGGGGCAAGATGCTGTAAATACAGCTAAAGCCTTTAATGATGCTTTAAACTTTGATGGTGTTGTTCTTACAAAATTAGATGGGGATACCCGCGGTGGTGCGGCTCTTACTATTCGTTCTGTAGTTAATAAGCCAATTAAGTTTATTTCCACAGGAGAAAAGATGGAAGCTTTAGACCTTTTCTATCCTGAAAGAATGGCAGACCGTATCTTAGGGATGGGTGATGTAGTGTCTTTAGTGGAAAGAGCTCAAGAACAATTTGACGAAGAGGAAGCCAAAAAACTACAGAAGAAAATCGCTAAAAATGAATTTGGTTTTGATGATTTCTTAAAGCAAATTCAGCAGATTAAAAAAATGGGTAACATGAAAGACCTTCTTGGTATGTTACCAGGTGTAGGCAAAGCCATTAAAGATGTGGATATAGATGACAACTCATTTAAACACATAGAGGCTATTATCCATTCTATGACACCAGAAGAAAGAAGAAGACCTAGCATTATAGATGTTAATAGAAAGAAAAGAATAGCCAAAGGAAGTGGTAGAAAACTAGAAGAAGTCAACCAACTTATGAAACAGTTTGACCAAATGGGTAAAATGATGAAGATGATGCAAGGACCTCAAGGCAAACAACTCATGGCAATGATGGGCAAAATGGGAGGCGGTATGCCAGGCATGGGAGGCTTGTTCGGAAGATAG
- a CDS encoding SPFH domain-containing protein: protein MITTFSFILGSLGAVLFVGIIFLSFFGLWFIVKQQTSVIIERLGKFHSVRGPGFHLKIPFVDQIAGRISLKIQQLDVVVETKTKDDVFVKIKVSTQYLVIGEKVYDAFYKLDNPHAQITSYIFDVVRAEVPKLRLDDVFEKKDDIAIAVKSELQEAMNDYGYDIIKTLVTDIDPDEQVKQAMNRINASEREKIAAQYEGDAQRILIVEKAKAEAESKRLQGQGIADQRREIAKGLEESVNVLNKVGINSQEASALIVVTQHYDTLSSIGSTNKSNLILLPNTPNAAGDMLNNLVTSFSTASIIGEEIKKKNKEA, encoded by the coding sequence ATGATAACAACATTTAGTTTTATTTTGGGTTCTTTGGGAGCCGTTCTATTTGTAGGAATTATTTTCCTTAGCTTTTTTGGACTTTGGTTTATTGTAAAGCAACAAACATCAGTTATAATAGAACGCTTAGGAAAATTCCATAGCGTAAGAGGTCCTGGTTTTCATCTTAAAATACCTTTTGTCGACCAAATCGCAGGTAGAATTTCTTTAAAAATACAGCAGTTAGATGTAGTGGTAGAAACCAAAACTAAAGACGATGTATTTGTTAAAATAAAGGTATCCACTCAATATCTAGTTATTGGGGAAAAGGTTTATGATGCTTTCTATAAGCTAGATAATCCTCACGCTCAGATTACATCTTATATTTTTGATGTGGTAAGAGCGGAAGTTCCTAAACTTAGATTAGATGATGTGTTTGAGAAAAAAGATGATATTGCTATCGCCGTAAAATCAGAATTACAAGAGGCTATGAATGACTATGGTTACGACATCATTAAAACCTTAGTAACAGACATCGACCCTGATGAGCAAGTAAAACAAGCAATGAACCGTATCAACGCTTCAGAAAGAGAAAAAATAGCCGCTCAATACGAAGGTGATGCTCAAAGAATCCTTATTGTAGAAAAAGCTAAAGCAGAAGCGGAAAGCAAAAGACTACAAGGACAAGGGATTGCTGACCAAAGAAGAGAAATTGCTAAAGGGCTAGAAGAATCTGTAAATGTGCTTAACAAAGTAGGTATCAATTCTCAAGAGGCTTCGGCACTTATCGTGGTTACTCAGCATTATGATACACTTTCGTCCATTGGTTCTACCAATAAGTCTAATCTTATCCTACTTCCTAACACGCCCAATGCGGCTGGAGATATGCTAAATAATTTAGTAACTTCCTTCTCTACGGCAAGCATTATAGGAGAAGAAATCAAAAAGAAAAATAAGGAAGCGTAA
- the uvrA gene encoding excinuclease ABC subunit UvrA, whose protein sequence is MMKNRDFIEVYGAREHNLKNIDVKIPRNELVVITGLSGSGKSSLAFDTIFAEGQRRYIETFSAYARQFLGGLERPNVDKIEGLSPVIAIEQKTTNKNPRSTVGTVTELYDFLRLLFARVSTAYSLETGKKLQSYTEEQILETIKEQYQNEKVLLLAPLVKARKGHYHELFVQLAKKGYSQARIDGTLQDIEYDLKLDRYKTHDIEVVIDRWIIGETASEARMQKSLSTALQMGGGVVMVQKYNSEEFQYFSKDLMDTATGQALPLPEPNTFSFNSPKGSCPHCKGLGTVKKINPDYLVTEPTLPFQSALLPLETYKFSKWALSQIKSILELFELSLLTPFNKIPKEALDYIYYGCDKEFVKDLKHAGISKKTKINFEGLIPHLEKVIEDKENYGATQVEREFTVEEICTDCNGTRLKPESLAFKIEGKNIAEVNAMSLLDLKDWLSEIKNSFSEKNKIIAHEILKEIETRLGFLLDVGLEYLSLNRSSKTLSGGESQRIRLATQIGSQLVNVLYILDEPSIGLHQRDNERLINSLKSLRDLGNSVLVVEHDKDMILEADEVLDIGPKAGKYGGKVLWQGSPKDLIKADTITADYLTGRRKIEIPKKRREGNGNAIILKGATGNNLKNVTLKIPLGKMVVVTGISGSGKSSLINGTLYPILNRHFYRAVQEPLPYKKIEGIEHIDKIVDVDQTPIGRTPRSNPATYTGVFSDIRTLFANLPESKIRGYKAGRFSFNVKGGRCETCQGGGLKVIEMNFLPDVYVHCETCNGKRFNRETLEVRYKGKSISDVLDMTIDEAVEFFQPIPKIYSKVKTLQEVGLGYITLGQQSTTLSGGEAQRVKLATELSKKQTGKTLYILDEPTTGLHFEDVKILMEVIQKLVDLGNSFIIIEHNMDVIKLADHIIDVGPEGGKNGGSIVAEGTPEEIIKNKKSITGKFLKKEM, encoded by the coding sequence ATGATGAAAAATAGAGATTTCATAGAGGTCTATGGTGCTAGAGAGCATAACCTAAAAAACATTGATGTTAAAATTCCTCGTAACGAGTTAGTCGTTATTACAGGGCTATCAGGAAGTGGGAAATCTTCTTTAGCATTTGATACTATTTTTGCAGAAGGACAAAGGCGTTATATAGAAACATTTTCTGCCTATGCTCGGCAATTTCTCGGCGGATTAGAACGCCCCAATGTCGATAAAATAGAAGGACTTTCACCTGTTATCGCTATTGAACAAAAAACCACTAATAAAAACCCTCGTTCTACCGTAGGGACGGTTACAGAACTTTATGATTTTCTCAGACTTCTATTTGCTAGAGTTTCCACAGCTTATTCCTTAGAAACAGGTAAAAAGCTACAAAGCTATACCGAAGAGCAAATTTTAGAAACCATCAAAGAACAATATCAGAATGAAAAAGTCTTGCTTCTAGCACCACTAGTAAAGGCTAGAAAGGGGCATTATCACGAGCTTTTTGTGCAATTAGCCAAAAAAGGATATTCCCAAGCAAGAATAGACGGCACTTTGCAAGATATAGAATACGACCTTAAACTAGACCGATACAAAACCCACGATATAGAAGTAGTTATAGACCGTTGGATTATAGGCGAAACCGCATCTGAAGCTAGAATGCAAAAATCACTTTCCACAGCTTTGCAGATGGGGGGCGGTGTGGTTATGGTTCAAAAATATAATTCGGAAGAGTTTCAGTATTTTTCTAAAGATTTAATGGATACCGCCACAGGACAGGCTCTACCATTACCAGAACCAAATACTTTTTCGTTCAATTCTCCTAAAGGGAGTTGTCCTCATTGTAAAGGTTTGGGAACTGTAAAAAAAATCAATCCTGATTATCTAGTTACCGAGCCTACTCTACCCTTTCAGTCGGCACTATTACCATTAGAAACTTATAAATTTAGTAAGTGGGCTTTATCCCAAATTAAAAGCATACTAGAGTTATTTGAGCTTAGCTTACTAACACCATTCAACAAAATTCCTAAAGAAGCCTTAGACTACATCTATTACGGTTGTGATAAAGAGTTTGTAAAAGATTTAAAACACGCTGGAATTTCCAAAAAAACTAAAATTAACTTTGAAGGGCTAATCCCTCATTTAGAAAAAGTTATAGAAGATAAAGAGAACTACGGTGCTACACAAGTGGAGCGAGAGTTTACAGTAGAAGAAATCTGTACGGACTGTAACGGAACAAGATTAAAACCCGAAAGTTTAGCCTTTAAAATAGAAGGTAAGAATATAGCTGAAGTTAATGCGATGAGCTTATTAGACTTAAAGGATTGGCTTTCGGAAATAAAAAATAGCTTTAGCGAAAAAAACAAAATTATCGCCCACGAAATTTTAAAAGAGATAGAAACTCGTTTGGGCTTTCTGCTAGATGTAGGACTAGAATATCTTAGCCTTAACAGAAGTAGCAAGACCCTTTCTGGAGGTGAGTCTCAAAGAATTCGTTTGGCAACTCAGATAGGTTCGCAGTTAGTAAATGTGCTTTATATTTTAGACGAACCTTCTATTGGGCTTCATCAGAGAGATAACGAAAGGCTCATCAACTCTTTAAAAAGTTTACGAGATTTAGGAAACTCAGTTCTTGTGGTAGAGCATGATAAAGATATGATTTTAGAAGCCGATGAGGTGCTAGACATTGGACCTAAAGCGGGTAAGTATGGCGGAAAAGTCTTGTGGCAAGGCAGCCCAAAAGATTTAATAAAAGCTGATACCATTACAGCAGATTACCTCACAGGAAGAAGAAAAATAGAAATCCCTAAAAAAAGAAGAGAAGGCAACGGTAACGCTATTATTCTCAAAGGAGCTACGGGCAATAATCTTAAAAATGTAACCCTAAAAATTCCTTTAGGGAAAATGGTAGTTGTTACTGGTATTTCAGGAAGCGGAAAATCCTCACTGATTAACGGAACCCTTTACCCTATTCTCAACCGTCATTTTTATCGTGCTGTGCAAGAGCCTCTACCATACAAAAAAATAGAAGGTATAGAGCATATAGACAAAATAGTAGATGTAGACCAAACGCCAATCGGTAGAACGCCTCGTTCTAATCCTGCCACTTATACAGGTGTATTTTCGGATATCCGAACCTTGTTCGCTAACCTTCCAGAAAGTAAAATCAGAGGTTATAAGGCAGGGAGATTTTCGTTTAATGTTAAAGGCGGACGCTGCGAAACTTGTCAAGGAGGTGGATTGAAAGTGATTGAAATGAATTTCTTGCCTGATGTCTATGTGCATTGCGAAACTTGCAACGGCAAACGCTTTAATAGAGAAACTTTAGAAGTAAGATATAAAGGTAAATCTATATCCGATGTCCTAGATATGACCATAGACGAGGCTGTAGAATTTTTTCAGCCAATCCCAAAAATCTATTCTAAGGTAAAAACGCTACAAGAAGTTGGTTTAGGTTATATTACCTTAGGACAACAATCTACTACACTTTCGGGCGGAGAGGCTCAAAGGGTAAAATTAGCCACAGAACTCTCTAAAAAACAAACAGGTAAAACACTTTATATTTTAGATGAACCTACCACAGGACTGCATTTTGAAGATGTCAAGATACTGATGGAGGTTATCCAAAAGCTAGTAGATTTAGGGAACTCCTTTATCATTATTGAACATAATATGGATGTGATAAAACTTGCCGACCATATTATAGATGTAGGTCCAGAAGGTGGTAAAAATGGAGGGAGCATTGTAGCAGAAGGCACTCCAGAAGAAATTATAAAGAATAAAAAATCTATCACAGGTAAATTTTTGAAAAAAGAAATGTAG
- the yaaA gene encoding peroxide stress protein YaaA — MLILSSPAKLMNVSLKSDMLKPTEPQFIEDSAFIQSFLKEKTPQYLSDLMEISSKLADENWERNQNWSASPSEEESNAALYTFTGEVYRGLDAPTLDKKAVDYLQKHYRILSGLYGLLKPSDRIMLYRLEMGRPFQFDKYKNLYSFWKSKITVALNEELKDNDILLNLASTEYFKSVDTKKLKAKAVDVKFYEYKDGKLKTIVVYTKHARGLLIRFCAETNAKTLDDIKAFNYEGYLIDEERSKDNQLVFVR, encoded by the coding sequence ATGCTCATACTTTCATCTCCAGCTAAGTTAATGAATGTCTCATTAAAATCAGATATGCTAAAACCTACCGAACCTCAATTTATAGAAGATTCGGCGTTTATACAATCGTTTTTGAAAGAGAAAACGCCACAATATCTTTCTGATTTAATGGAAATTTCTTCCAAATTGGCAGATGAAAACTGGGAAAGAAATCAAAATTGGAGTGCCTCGCCTTCAGAAGAGGAGTCTAATGCAGCCCTCTATACTTTTACAGGTGAGGTTTATCGCGGGTTAGACGCTCCTACTCTAGATAAAAAAGCGGTAGATTACCTCCAAAAACATTACAGAATACTCTCGGGATTGTATGGACTGCTAAAGCCTTCGGATAGGATTATGCTGTATCGTTTAGAAATGGGGCGCCCGTTCCAGTTTGATAAGTATAAAAATTTGTATTCTTTTTGGAAATCCAAAATTACCGTCGCTCTTAACGAGGAGTTAAAGGACAATGACATTCTCCTAAATCTTGCCAGTACAGAATACTTTAAATCAGTAGATACCAAAAAGCTAAAAGCGAAGGCTGTAGATGTTAAATTCTACGAATACAAGGACGGTAAACTAAAAACCATTGTAGTCTATACCAAACACGCTAGAGGACTTCTCATTCGTTTTTGTGCTGAAACCAACGCCAAAACTTTAGATGATATTAAAGCCTTTAATTATGAAGGTTATCTTATAGACGAAGAACGCTCCAAAGATAACCAACTGGTATTTGTAAGGTAA
- a CDS encoding endonuclease NucS domain-containing protein: MKEVFENWLINIEGKSQQTAYNYKNAINRINRHYLDNEGINVDLYEIKDPKELSFFVKLYETGKYSEFGNNGNGTNRAAIKSFHRFLCDSRVQIEKLIEIEESNEEKELIRGQNLSYEKDLKNSIIYQIQDLFPGYKIFGRDDEGIEYNIEGKRIDILLESADKTTLLVVELKSGLADYRVFGQISMYLGLLSEKFEGKILRGCIIAGEIDKGLKKASLTNKNITLKSYNMKITLQEE, translated from the coding sequence ATGAAAGAAGTATTTGAAAACTGGCTAATTAATATAGAGGGAAAAAGCCAGCAGACTGCGTACAATTATAAAAATGCAATAAATAGAATTAATAGACATTATTTAGATAATGAGGGGATTAATGTTGACTTGTATGAGATAAAAGATCCTAAAGAGCTATCATTTTTTGTTAAATTATATGAAACTGGTAAGTACTCAGAATTTGGCAACAATGGAAATGGAACAAATAGAGCAGCAATTAAATCATTTCATAGGTTTTTATGTGATTCGAGGGTTCAAATAGAAAAATTAATAGAGATTGAAGAAAGTAATGAAGAGAAAGAACTTATTAGAGGTCAGAACTTAAGCTATGAAAAAGATTTAAAAAATTCAATAATATATCAAATTCAAGATTTATTTCCTGGATATAAAATATTTGGAAGAGATGATGAAGGTATTGAGTATAACATCGAAGGAAAAAGGATCGATATTTTATTAGAAAGTGCAGATAAAACTACTTTATTGGTTGTAGAACTAAAATCTGGTTTAGCTGATTATAGGGTTTTTGGGCAAATTTCGATGTATTTAGGTTTATTATCTGAAAAGTTCGAAGGTAAAATATTAAGAGGGTGTATAATAGCGGGAGAAATTGATAAAGGATTAAAAAAGGCTTCTTTAACCAATAAAAATATTACATTAAAGAGTTATAATATGAAAATAACTTTGCAAGAAGAATAG
- the purH gene encoding bifunctional phosphoribosylaminoimidazolecarboxamide formyltransferase/IMP cyclohydrolase translates to MKKRALISVSDKTNLVEFATFLEQHNYQLISTGGTFKHLKEAGLSPIQIDEVTEFPEMLDGRVKTLHPKVHGGLLAVRSNLEHMSTVKNHGIELIDMVIVNLYPFFENVNKNISLDEKVEFIDIGGPSMLRSAAKNFNAVTVVTDVKDYAKVQTEISETGDTTLETRKTLAGKVFNLTSAYDAAISKMLLEEEYPEYLNASYQKVADLRYGENPHQSAAYYVSTTENGAMKDFEQLGGKELSFNNLRDMDLCWKVVNEFKNEKACCAVKHSTPCGVAIGETALDTYKKAFECDPVSIFGGIVAMNYTVDKDTAEELNKTFLEIVMATDFDAEALEVLSKKKNLRIIKIKNPVSDSQVWVKIDGGMLVQNADDQFSDDIKTVTEVQPTEEQTKALLFSQRIVKYVKSNAIVVTNGTQALGVGGGQVNRIWATQQAIERAKEKFSGDLVLASDAFFPFRDVVDTCAKEGIKAIIQPGGSMRDDESIQAANEHNIPMLFTGMRHFFH, encoded by the coding sequence ATGAAAAAAAGAGCTTTAATTAGCGTATCAGACAAGACTAATCTTGTAGAGTTTGCCACATTTTTGGAGCAACACAATTATCAACTCATTTCTACGGGAGGCACATTTAAACATTTAAAGGAAGCTGGACTTTCTCCTATTCAGATAGATGAAGTTACAGAGTTTCCAGAAATGCTAGACGGTAGGGTAAAAACGCTACACCCAAAAGTGCACGGAGGGCTTCTAGCCGTACGCTCTAATCTTGAACATATGAGTACCGTAAAAAACCATGGTATAGAGCTAATAGATATGGTAATAGTAAACCTCTACCCTTTCTTTGAAAATGTTAACAAAAACATTTCTTTAGACGAAAAGGTAGAGTTTATAGACATTGGTGGACCATCAATGCTTCGTTCAGCGGCTAAGAATTTTAATGCCGTTACCGTGGTTACTGATGTTAAGGATTATGCTAAAGTTCAAACCGAAATTTCGGAAACAGGCGATACAACTTTGGAAACCAGAAAAACATTAGCAGGAAAGGTATTTAACTTAACTTCGGCTTATGATGCTGCTATTTCCAAAATGCTTTTAGAGGAGGAATATCCAGAGTACCTTAATGCTTCGTATCAAAAAGTAGCCGATTTAAGATATGGCGAAAACCCTCATCAGTCGGCAGCTTACTATGTTTCTACTACCGAAAATGGAGCGATGAAAGATTTTGAACAATTAGGAGGTAAAGAGCTTTCTTTTAACAATCTAAGAGATATGGATTTATGTTGGAAAGTGGTTAATGAGTTCAAAAATGAGAAAGCGTGTTGTGCCGTTAAGCACTCTACACCTTGTGGTGTTGCTATTGGAGAAACCGCTTTAGACACTTACAAAAAAGCATTTGAATGCGACCCTGTTTCTATCTTCGGTGGCATTGTAGCGATGAACTACACCGTAGATAAAGACACAGCTGAAGAACTCAACAAGACTTTCCTAGAGATTGTAATGGCTACAGATTTTGATGCCGAAGCTCTAGAAGTATTGTCTAAAAAGAAAAATCTAAGGATTATCAAGATTAAAAACCCTGTATCTGACAGCCAAGTGTGGGTAAAGATAGACGGTGGAATGTTGGTACAAAACGCCGATGACCAATTCTCTGATGATATAAAAACAGTTACAGAAGTTCAGCCAACGGAAGAACAAACCAAGGCTTTACTCTTCTCCCAAAGGATTGTGAAGTATGTAAAATCTAATGCCATCGTAGTTACCAACGGCACACAAGCTTTAGGCGTAGGCGGTGGACAAGTAAATAGAATATGGGCTACCCAACAAGCCATAGAACGAGCGAAAGAGAAATTTAGTGGAGATTTAGTTTTAGCTTCTGATGCTTTCTTTCCGTTTAGAGATGTGGTAGATACCTGTGCTAAAGAAGGTATAAAAGCCATTATACAACCTGGTGGAAGTATGCGAGATGACGAAAGCATACAAGCGGCTAATGAGCATAATATCCCAATGCTATTCACAGGAATGAGACACTTTTTTCATTAA
- the prmC gene encoding peptide chain release factor N(5)-glutamine methyltransferase, with the protein MKLLELHSIFKQELSELYNSSEISCLWEIFGEHYLGLDKIGLLQSENTEFSAQQIAQYTEAINQLKSGKPYQQILGEADFFGMKFCVNQHVLIPRPETEELLDYAIKTISKEFSEQTEIKILDIGTGSGVISIVLKKHFPNARITSIDFSKEALTIAKKNAERHHTDIEFIFDDYLNYKLTTHYDVIISNPPYIGIEEVSEISDTVKNFEPHLALFSPCSDPLVFYRKIATDAKHHLNNGGFLFLEINQKLGAETLALYKDFSDAQLIKDLSNNDRMIIAKK; encoded by the coding sequence ATGAAGTTGCTAGAACTACATTCTATTTTTAAACAAGAACTTTCGGAGCTTTATAATAGTTCCGAGATTTCTTGTTTGTGGGAAATTTTTGGAGAACATTATCTAGGTTTAGACAAAATAGGACTGCTACAATCCGAAAACACTGAATTCTCAGCTCAACAAATAGCACAATATACCGAAGCCATCAACCAACTAAAAAGCGGTAAGCCTTACCAACAAATTTTAGGTGAAGCTGACTTTTTTGGTATGAAGTTTTGCGTGAACCAACATGTGCTTATTCCTCGCCCAGAAACAGAGGAACTGCTAGACTACGCCATCAAAACCATTTCAAAAGAGTTTTCAGAACAAACAGAAATTAAAATTTTAGATATAGGTACTGGCTCGGGAGTGATATCTATTGTGCTGAAAAAACATTTTCCGAATGCGAGAATAACTTCCATAGATTTCTCTAAAGAAGCTCTAACCATCGCAAAAAAAAATGCAGAAAGACACCACACCGATATTGAGTTTATATTTGATGATTACCTCAATTATAAATTGACAACTCACTATGATGTGATTATTTCTAATCCGCCATACATAGGTATAGAGGAAGTTTCTGAAATTTCGGATACTGTAAAGAATTTTGAGCCTCATTTAGCTCTTTTCTCTCCTTGTTCAGACCCTTTAGTATTTTACCGAAAAATAGCAACAGATGCCAAGCACCATCTTAACAACGGAGGATTTTTATTTTTAGAAATAAACCAAAAACTAGGAGCAGAAACTTTAGCTTTGTATAAAGATTTCAGTGATGCTCAACTCATCAAAGATTTATCTAATAATGACAGAATGATTATAGCAAAAAAATGA
- a CDS encoding TrmH family RNA methyltransferase, with product MKPELTNSLEDLEKIFQYLAQFLTEERLQKINHYAEESSDFILPVMEDVYQYRNAAAIVRSVEACAFHKVVALEKDNIFDPNLSVTKGADTWVEVEKMPRNKTSLEKIKERGYKIVAVSPENNATMLPDYKVETPIALVFGTEWEGVSDELLDFADETLAIPMYGFTKSFNVSVAAAICMYELKQKLLNSTIDYKLSLDKKWHTKIRWAVNSIRSGEEIYHKFLRENF from the coding sequence ATGAAGCCAGAACTAACCAACAGCCTAGAAGATTTAGAAAAAATATTTCAATATTTAGCTCAATTCTTAACTGAAGAACGCCTGCAAAAAATCAACCATTATGCGGAGGAAAGTTCGGATTTCATTTTACCTGTGATGGAAGATGTTTATCAATATCGCAATGCTGCTGCAATCGTGAGAAGTGTGGAAGCGTGTGCCTTCCATAAGGTAGTAGCTTTAGAAAAAGATAATATTTTTGACCCAAACCTCAGCGTTACCAAAGGAGCAGATACTTGGGTAGAAGTAGAAAAAATGCCTAGAAATAAGACTTCCCTAGAGAAGATAAAGGAGCGAGGTTATAAAATAGTAGCTGTTTCGCCCGAAAACAATGCTACCATGCTCCCAGATTATAAGGTAGAAACGCCCATTGCTTTAGTTTTTGGCACCGAATGGGAAGGCGTCTCTGATGAATTACTAGACTTTGCAGACGAAACTTTAGCAATACCAATGTATGGCTTTACTAAGAGTTTTAATGTTTCTGTGGCGGCGGCGATATGTATGTACGAACTCAAACAAAAACTTCTTAATTCTACCATAGACTACAAACTTAGCCTCGATAAAAAGTGGCATACCAAAATAAGATGGGCGGTAAATTCTATAAGAAGCGGAGAAGAAATTTACCATAAATTTTTGCGAGAAAACTTTTAA